In Penaeus monodon isolate SGIC_2016 chromosome 41, NSTDA_Pmon_1, whole genome shotgun sequence, a single genomic region encodes these proteins:
- the LOC119598405 gene encoding uncharacterized protein LOC119598405 produces the protein MRSLAMDPELQKWVERTAVRLEDKESFTVYQLQPEMKHEDKKNKVRVFAVGPKKDREVKAMLLLGETGSGKTLFCNAFLNRVFGVAREDRIRLKLKDQMDQASKDQIYSQTEYISVYLIYHQNGMPYEYNYMVIDTPGFGDTGGQDIDKVNDSCLRFYLSDETWIKHLNTVAKR, from the exons ATGCGATCATTAG CAATGGATCCTGAACTCCAGAAATGGGTCGAGAGAACTGCCGTGCGTTTAGAAGACAAAGAGAGCTTCACTGTGTATCAACTTCAGCCGGAAATGAAGCACGAAGATAAGAAGAACAAGGTGCGAGTGTTCGCCGTTGGGCCTAAGAAGGACCGAGAAGTGAAGGCGATGCTCTTGCTGGGGGAGACTGGGAGTGGCAAAACCTTATTCTGCAACGCTTTCCTCAACAGGGTCTTTGGTGTTGCAAGAGAAGACAGAATTAGACTCAAGTTGAAGGACCAGATGGACCAAGCCAGTAAGGATCAGATATACAGTCAGACGGAATATATATCAGTTTACTTGATCTATCACCAAAATGGGATGCCGTATGAGTACAATTATATGGTTATTGATACACCGGGATTCGGTGACACAGGAGGTCAGGACATAGATAAAGTTAATGACAGTTGTCTCCGGTTTTATTTGTCAGACGAAACTTGGATCAAACATCTTAACA CGGTCGCCAAGCGgtga